ACTGTTCACATTATTTCTATGTGAATGGCAGCCCCTTGGAGCATGGTATAAATGGTGTCCCTCAGAGTTGTGTAATGTTGCTGTCCTGCAGGGAAGCAGTGTAACTTGTCTGTTAATCTCGAAATAGAGACGTAAACTGGCAAAATAACCATGTGGCATTGACAGTCCCAAGAAGTCAAAGACTATTCTGTTTTTGAAGAAAGCTGTTTTTAAACATAGTCCAGAGAACTTGATTTATATTAATTTCATCAATGGCTACCAAGAGGGTTCAGCTAATCGAGTGAATATGCAACATTTCTGAATTTCTAGGTGTCTGTTTTAAAGACAAGTGTAAGACCCTAGAAATTCCAGGTTTCTACAGTGCTGTGGAATATGATTTGCATGCACATTTCTGTCACATCATTAATCAGGGGAGTTTAGGATCCCTCACTTTCTTTCTTGAGAGCACACCTGTTCCTGCTGGAAGTGAATAAGTAGATAGCAACCGCAGCTGCACGGTGGTTTTCCTGATTTAAGGAACATCATTAGTCTCATCTTTAAAGCTGGAGTATTATGGCAAAGCTTCAAGGGTGCCCCTAATATGTAGCTCTTGTCAGAGTCAATTACCATGAGAACATATTTTTAACATGTCAtttaaaaggtgttttttttaaaaaagatagttttaaaattattaacaacaacaacaacaaaataagtcTTTAAGCAAGTGCATTTTCAATAATGGGATAGGATATCCTGGAAAGGTTTCTTCATATTAGCCACTGTTGTTTGTGGGACCCAACAGTTTGAATCGGTTTTGCCTCCTCTGACACAAAATAAGGATAATTGAACTCATGcttcttcttcccattttatattaatatataaagtatTGGTCCTTAACATTTATTGGGTCATAGACATGTCAGAGAATACAATGTAAGATACGGCACCTTTTCTAAGCAATGCACTCcgatacatatacacaaatgttAGCATAAAGTTTCAGGGATTATTGACTCAAAATCTATTCATAGACACTAGTTTCAAAACCCCAATCTAAAGGAGAATGTAGGATGAAAataagttttaagaaataaaaaaaaaagagagaactcaaaATCAAAATCTACTCAAggtctaaagaagaaaaagttgatgTGTGTATGAATTTGAAATAAGTTTACATTAATTTGAAACTAAGACACTTTGGAGACAGAGTTActattttcaggaatttttttctattgatgtCTTTAATTTCAAGGACCAATTTATATAAAATCCAGCAATACACATctcaaaaattattctaaattgaACTACAACTCAAAGCACACTCTAGaagtttttttggttggttttttacAATGGAAAACTTATGCTATATTCCTTCAAGATTTCTCTATCAGAACTTCTGGTAATTTTGTTTGGGTTCACTGgtgaaaatattgtaaaaaaacaGTTCATTTACATCATCCTGAAGGACAATAACCTAagcccatttgtttgtttgtttacttatttattaactgtattaagatataattcacataccatacagttcacaCATTTAAGGTATACAAGTCAATGGTTTTTAGCAGATTTacagagttatgcaaccatcaccacaataatttcagaacattttcatcaacccagaaagaaaccttgtacccaATAGCAACCACTCCCTATTCCCCACCCCCAATCATTCCAGCCTTAGGCAAGCTgtaatctgctttctatctcaatagatttgcctattttttcacttagcatactattttcaaggttcatcatgttgtagcatgtattagcacttcatttctttttatgactaaataatatCCTATTGTATggccattttacattttatttattcattcattagttgatggacatttgagttgtttccaatgtggggctattatgaataattctgctataaacatttgtgtacaagtttttgtgttgaCTAGCCCCTCAACATTTAACCATACAaggcaaaaagtaaaaagagttCTTATaacaaaattacacaaaatttGTTTTACAAGAATTTTAGACTTGCTAAGATTTCATACCCAACATCACAAAGGCATACCATGACCGGGAAATGCATCATGACTTTATCACAGAATTAGAGGAGGTTGGATCCCTGAGATCTCTTCTTACACTAAGTCAACAACTTAACTACTTTCCATTACTTCTGTTTGACTAGAAGAGTAAATAAATACCAGGTTGTGGACATCCGGTGGTCTTGAGGAAATTATCATAAAATGTTACTGAGCCCCTTGCAAGCAGCAAGGACAACTGTGCACATGGGCCTTGGACAGAAGTGTTATATTGAGCATGACTTGCCAAGCTACCCTGACCACCCCATTCTGGTCTGAAGTATGTGGTTTCCTCACCAACTCCCAACTGTGTTTTGCCTAAACTTCAACACTGTTCTGCCGTTGATACTCTGCCTCTGGCTactgcctctgcctctccctgggCAGCTTTCCAAGCTCACTCATAGAGACCCTCACTGCTGACTCTACCCTGCCAACCATCTTCACTCCACCTCTGAGACTCTGAAGTGAAATTTATCATAGGCTTCCTTGCTGGATTAATGCCCCTCTGGACTCTAGGTCTGTCAAGTGCTGGGCAAGATGCTCAGGGGTGCATGATGAGTGTCTGTTGAATGAAGGGTCTATAAGATTTCCTATCAGTGCTACGTGTGTGAGGTTGAAAGGGctcaaaatgaatttatatatttatcagtgaATAATTAATGACATATTTCTCCaatgatcaaagaacttggaaACCTCAACTTATTCCTGAGGCTCTTTCCTTAGTTATTATGGTGTTAACATAAGTTTATTTACTGAGATTGAAATAATTTATCTGATAGGGAAAAAATCCCAGGCATAGGAAGCGCATTCCTAAAGATCTGACCCATTAGAATCTTTATCAGACAGAAGACCCAAAGAAGAGTTTTAGCTGGCCAATTACttcttttgctttgcatttcagaGCAACCTTACTTTGGATCTCTGGATTTAGTTTCACTGAAATTCAGTGAGCATTACCTGATGCCAGCATGTGAGGCAAAACCTGAAAGGCTGAATCACAATTTACTGCTGGGGGGTCCTGCCAAGCTTTGCCACTCTTTCAGAGGAGGGTTTCCCTGGGAAGCCAGTTTTTTCAGATAGTCACAAGGCTCCAGTTGGGGAATATCAGGATTCTGCCTGTGATATTTCTGCAACTTCTCTACCACTGTGGGCAACCCAACTGTGGAAGCATAGAACATGGGCCCACCCCTGTGCCTTGGCCATCCATACCCGTGTAAATAGACAACATCAATGTGCTCTGGGGTAGCCACCATCCCTTCTCCCAAGATGCAGAATGCTTCATTGATGAGTGAATATAAGCAGCGCTCGAGGATCTCATCCCGGCTAATGATACGTGGTTCAATGTGATAGGTTTCTCTGTACTGTGTCAGAAATTTGGAAAGCCAGGGATTAGGTTTGTGAATCCTACCCAACGGCTTATCATAAAGGTACCAACCCTCACCTGTCTTCTGGCCAAATCGTCCTGATTCACAGAGCATATCAGGAATTGGGCAATATCTCCAGCTGCCTCGCTTTCGGGAGGGAGTTCCTGGAGGCAATGTAGGTCCAGTAAGACCTTGCCCTTTTCGGGATTTCCAACCTACATCCAACCCAGCAAGATCAGACACTCTAAAAGGTCCCATTTTGAAACCAAACTCTTCCAGCACCTGATCTATCTCCTCTGGTTTACTGCCTTCTTCcaataagaaatatgtctgattATAATAAGGCTTCAGCATTCGATTCccaacaaatccaaaacaattgcCTACAACTActccaatttttttaatcttttttgataAATTCATAATAGTGGCAATGGTAGTGGGGGAAGAGTATCGGCTGGGAATAACCTCTAACAACTTCATGACGTGAGCTGGTGAGAAGAAGTGGGTGCCAATGACCAAGTGAGGACGATCACTGGAAGAAGCAATCTCATCAATGTCCAGGGCTGAAGTATTGGTGCACAAAAATGCTTCTGGCTTGCACACGGCTGACAGTTCAGCAAAGACCTGTTTCTTCAGGTTCCTTTCCTCAAATACTGCTTCAATGACTAAATCTACACCACTAAGCTCTTTCATAGATGTAGTTAACCTGGGTTTTGGTCCTGACCAAGGGTGGCCACTCTGCTGCATTTTGGACACTTCCTTTTCTAAGATGGAGGTTATTATCTTGTTTGCAGTCTCTAGCTGCTTCTTGTCTGATTCTACAGCAATCACAGGGATTTTGGCCATTGCAAAAGATATGGCAATGCCTCGGCCCATTGTTCCCAAGCCTGCAGATaagagtgaaggagaaaaagaatgattCAGTGGTATTGGGAACTGAGAAATTACTCAGTGAATGGAAGGCTTCTGTGGAAATGTGGCATTCAAAGATACAAATTCAAGGACTACAAATGGATTGAATACTAGTTAAGGCTAGGCACTGTATTAAGTGCTCCAGAAGGTATAACAGTAAGTaggattcacacacacacacacacacacacacacacacactattagaaataataaacaagttcagcaaggttgcaggatacaagatcaatatacaaaaatcaattttatttatatatactagaATGAATAATCTGaatatgaaattaagaaaacaattccacttataatagcattaaaaagaataaaatacttcagAATAAACTTAAGGAAGAATTGTAAGACTTgtacactaataacaaaagaacattgttgaaagaaattaaataaaacctaaataaatggaaagacatcccatgttcgtggagcagaagacttaatattgttaagatggcaatattaCCCAAATCAATCTGCAGATCCAGTGCAATCACTATGAAAAATCCAACTggtttttttgcagaaattaacaagctgatCCTACAAGTCATATAGAAATACAAGAAAtccagaataaccaaaacaatatagaaaaagaacaaactctttccaatttcaaaacttttcacaaatctacagtattcaagacagtgtgatactggaataaggatagacatatagatcaatgagaTAGAATTGAGAGTCCCGAAATAAACTCATACATTTATGGAAAAtcaatttttgacaagggtgccaataTAATCCAATGGGGAAGGAATAGTCTTTTTCAACAaaggtgctgggacaactgatatccacatgcaaaagaattttgTTGAActtctacctcacaccatatacaaaaatagatcAAAGTGGATcactcaaagtggatcaaagaccgaagtaagagctaaaactgtaaaactcttatgagtaaatcttcatgaccttggattaggcaatagtTTCTTAGAAATGACAACAAGAGcataagcaataaaagaaaaaaatagataaattggacattatcaaaattaaaaacttttgtgctttgAAGGACacaataaagaaagtgaaaaaaaaacccatagaataggagaaaatatttgcaaatcatatatctgataaggtacttgtatcagaatatataaagaactcttaaattcaacaataaaaagacagctCAATTTAAAATTAGGCAAAGGaatctgcagcaacatgaatggacctagagattctcacactgagtgaagtaagtcagacagaaaaagacaaatatcatatgatatcgcttacatgtggaatctaaaaaaagggtacaaatgaacttatctacaaaacagaaatagagttacagatgtagaatacaaacttatggttaccagggggtaagtggggggagggataaattggaagattaggATTGATATaaacatactactatatataaaatagataactaataaggacctactgtatagcatagggaactctactcaatactctataatggcctatatgggaaaagaatctaaaaaagagtggatatatgtgtatgtataagactcactttgctgtacacctgaaactaacgcaacattgtaaatcaactatactccaataaaagtttttaaaaaataaaataaaattaggcaaaGGATCaattaaacatttctccaaacaagatatacaaatggccaataagcatatgaagagATGCCTAACATCATTAGTTGCTatggaaatgcagatcaaaaccacaatgagctaccacttcATACCAACTAGGatagctataatttaaaaagacagacaataacaagttctggtgaggatgtggagaaattgataCCCTGATTCACTGCTGGCAAATTATAAAATGGTGCTGTTGCAGTAGAAAACAAgctggaagttcctcaaaatgttaaacatggagttaccatacaatccagcaattccactcctaggtaggtaggtaggtaggtatatacataacccaagagaaatgaagacatacatctacacaaaacttgtacatagatgttcatagcagcattattcaaaatagccaaaaagaagaaacaagccaaatgtctatcaacatggataaacaaaaggtggtatGTCTCtccagtggaatattactcagctgtaaaactAAATGGTACATCCTATAACATGGATGAGGCttaaaaaacattatgctaagttaaagaagttGGATGCAAAAGTTTACttgttatatgattccatttatatgacatgtccagaataggaacatccatagagacagaaagtagattagtagttgccaggagctgggaggatgGGCAATGAGGAATAACTGCAGATGGGTACAGGGTTCtttttaaagtgatggaaatgttctaaaattttttgTGGCAATGGCTACACAACTTTATGAATATCTAAAAACCACTTAAATGTACTCTTTTTTTGGTGACATTGttactatgtatttttaaaatgttttaattgtggtaaaatacatataacataaaacttaacatcagaaccatttctaagtgtacagttcaggggcattaagtacattcacagagttgtgcaaccagcaccaccatccatctccagaacgcttttcatcttgcaaaactgaaactctatactcattaaacaataactccccattttgccctctccccagcccctggcaaccatcattctactttctatctttataattttgactactctaagtgcctcatataagtggaatcaaatagtatttgtccttttgtgactagcttatttctcTTAGTAGAATAGCTTCCAGGTTTATTCATGCTGTAGAGTGTATCAGAATTTCCCaccttttaagactgaataatatccctttgaatatacatatgtaccacattttgtttattcattcatctgttaatggacatttgggttgcttccaccatTATTccactattgtgaataattctgctacGGACACGATTATACAAATACCCGTTTGAGTCCCTgcctttaattctttttgatatacccagaagtggaattgctgaatcatatggtaattctatttttaatttttggagggaTTGCCATACTTTTTttcagcagctgcagcatttTATGTTGAATTGTActctttaaatgggtgaattttatgacatATGtttcatctcaataaaactgttattaaaaatatgagTAGTACCAACCCTCAAGGAACTTATAATCTAgtggtgggaaagaaaaatgttcataaataTCCACCCTTAAAGGTAAAGTAAGTGATGAGAGAAGTTCAAATTTCTTTGGTGATTCAAAGGAAAGAGATTATTTTTGGTTGGATGAGTCAAGAAAAACTTCaagataaagatatttaaagaaatatttaaagaaagatcaAACTAAAACAGTGAAACTGGAGAAGTTGAACCACCCAgctggggaaggaaaaagaaaagtgagaaatattttttaaaaaggcaagaaggatggaaaatgtagaaaaattattCGATGGCAAAgatgtttctatttctttcccacactatttcattttcttcctgggCACACAGAAGCCTGTACTTTCTAGACCTCTGGTATCCTGGTAGGGCCTGTAACTAATTCTGGTCAAGGGAATGCAGAAGAGGGTGGCATGGGATCACGACTGGCCCCTAAAATCTCCCACAAAATCCTTCATTACCACCTGGGTATAGAGGATGCAGAGAACAACTCTGAGGCTTTGGAGAGCAGATTTTGGCCTGCAGGTTGCATCCCGCCCACTGCCTGCTTTTGTACTGCCAGTGGGCtaagaatatttttacattttaaatagctgaaaatgaaagaataagaatattttgtgacacaggaaaattatatcaaattcaaattttagtgtccataaataaagttttactggaatcAATCACActgatttgtttttgtattgtctatggctgttttttttttcttcagctactttaataataaaaatctttcatgttctcaaaaaaaaaaaaggaaaaccagaaggCAACAGTCTAGTACAAAAATATACAACCAGAAGATATTACCATCAACCAGGTCCAACAACTAAATCATGTTGGGgattctgaaaataaaagcacactAATACAAAGTACTAAACCAGTGGTTCTTATATGACCAGGGATGGAAAAATGAGTCAGTAGGCCTGGAAAACACCATTCCTGAAAAAGAAGCACTGTAAGAATATAAACCATAACTCTACAATAAAAAGCAACCAGGACTTTCCATCCAGACATGGGTGAGTCTAAAAAGGTGGTGATGCCATCTACTGATCACACGATCTTTTAAGGAACTGTAAAAAAGCATAGAAACAGTAGGTAAAATGTATCTAcatctcataaaattaaaatttctctggctaatttatctttgtatttaccTTTCTGCTTAAGTCATGGAGGTCAGAAGTAATCCACAAAGAACCGAGAACCATAGAATATTAACTATTCTTGAAAGCATGAAAAACAACTATAATCCTTAGATATGTTCCTTAAATTATCACCAAGTATTGTTAATAGTGACCTCTAGTGAACACCTGTAATCATTACACCACAAGTCAAAGTCTGACTGCTTTCAGTATCATATTCAACTGAGAATGCAAGACAAAACTGGCCAACGGGACTTGTTAATTTCAGAAATCACAGTAACTAAACTTTTTAATAGCCACAATTTAAATGTAGAATGTAAGGTTTTAACGATTTCTATCTTCCATATTTTTAACAAGCGATAAAATTGTGCTAGGGTTTTTGGTTAAAGTGATTGCAAATTTGGACCCTAAGGTTAAATCCCGGAGGTTAATTTTATATCAGGTCTGTATTAGCCACATTATAGCTATAATCCACTATCCTTTCTACAGAAACCCTTCCAATTTAAGACTCTGCAAGTTGTATACTTCCAAAAATGCCCATGTAGATTTGTAAGAGCAGTGTAATATTGATGTACCATATTACTTCCATGAATTCTTAGCTATCTTGCCTTGCTTGATCCTAACAAAGGTTTTAAGCTATGAAATGCCAAAAGACAAAAGGCCCAAAGCCCGAGCTCCCAGTAAATCAACAGGCAGTCTTAAAAGTGTCTTCTGTAACAAGGCTCATACTGAACTCCACTGACACCGGTTCTCCCCCTGTGATACCCAGGACTCTCCTCCCTTGATATGTGCATGAAAGGGGAAGAAGGACCACTGGAAATAATTTGTTTAGGATCTGTATCTTATAAAACATCCTTATAGATTAATACAATGACATCTTTCATATTAAAGAAAGTCAGTACAGCATAGTCCAAAACTATCTTTAAATAGCACATTTAAGGAAACTAAGCCAAAAGACTGTTGCATTATGATTTCATCTAATTACacaaaaatttgaaattacaaCTCCTCTAGATTTCTAAGAAGAAGGTTATGCATGCCTCCATATTCAATTCTGCACGGTTACATTTGAACCATACAGTGAATTTCACATCATGATGGATCAATTTAGAATTTCCATGCAACAcctcaaattatataaaatggaagcaatttttaaagctttgtgGAATGTTTGAAGTTCTACTTTGTgctaaagtttttttgtttgtttgtttgtttgtttgtttttttaccagCAACTTTGGATTATAATGTACCAGGTGGCTATACTTTAAAATGCTGGTCACTGAATATCATGGACTTTGAACTGGCTTCTACTCCTAAAAATGTATCATCACTTAAGTAGACAACCAAAAATTCCCTTCACTTCAAAAGCCTCAAATTGTGTTTCTTGCAAAATAAGATTTGCGTAACCAACTGCCTTCTATGGGACAAGAACTATGGTAATAGTGGGTTCAACTATTACAcaattatgttaatattttattttcaaaagcactTTACAAGAAAATGTAAGTATGGCTTCCAATAGGAATGTTATACCTGGACTTGACTGGCACCAAGCTCAGATTTTAGTTTTGCAAGGAAAAACAGGCTTTCAGGTTAAACACAATTTGTAACCAAAACTTTAATCCCAAGGATTCTcacaaaacatattacaaatgacagcatgaaaaaaaaaaatcttgcacaGTAACTCAAAGTTCAGCTCTACAATGTACCCTTAAACTAGCAGGACATTGGTATATTGAATAGTCTcaaatttccaaataatattaCAAAGAGCTATGTATTCATATACAGCAATCACAGAAGGAACTTATGACCTAAAGCAAAGGTAAACTAACTTTCTTGAAACTTCTTAGATTCTAAACCCACAGGACAACCTCTTGTCTGGGGTGAAGACTAGTGGAATTTTTAAACCTCTAATCTAGTTTAAGGGTGCAGCTTTAATTTTTACCTGATGGCttgtgttcacagcagcttttaAGGACTGCTTGCTTAACTACAGCTGCATATCCCAGCTACAGAAAGTCTTTTcaatttttgccagttttgttTCCGAAATATTAAACATCACACTTTAGCTGGCCAGGAGTTAGAGGTTTATTATCAGTCTGTGCAAGActaaaaattcaaagcaaattCAATTTTGCATAAGGGAACATTGTAAAGTAACAATTCTTGATATTACATGCCTCATATGATCCATTTCAAACCATAGAGAATTACACCTTTATGTGTCACTGTTCCAAGAGACAAACAAATGTGAAcagctaaaacattttaaaaatgcaccaAACTTATGAAGTctcaaacaaaacttgaattttctgtacATACTCCTGTCAAATGAAGTTATTTCCTGTACACCACTCCTCTTGCAAACTGGTCTTCTATTTCCCTTCATTTGACCTAGATCGGCTATGAGACCTAGAGAAAGATCGGGACGGCTTGTGATTTCTCTCCTGGGACAgtgatctctctcttctcctatcTCTAGAAAGGGACCTGCTCCGGCTGCGGGAGAAGCTTCTCCGTCTTGGAGATCTGTGGCGAGGTGGAGGACTTCTCCTCCAATAATCATCTCGAGGGCGATGACCCCAAGAAGGAGGCGGGCCACGATTTCGACTTCTCTTTTCACCATTCGACAGTTCCACTCTTACTCGGCAGCCACATAGTGTTCTCTCATCTAGTTCTTGGACAGCATCGGCTACATCTCGGGATCTTCAAATTCAACAAAAGCGAAGCCGGGAAGGTTTCTAGCAAACCACACACTTCGGAGTGGTCCATAATAGTCAAAAGCTCGTTCCAATTCAGCCTTGTTACCATTTTTTCCAAGATTACCTACATATACTTTACAGTCCAACAGAC
This DNA window, taken from Physeter macrocephalus isolate SW-GA chromosome 1, ASM283717v5, whole genome shotgun sequence, encodes the following:
- the EHHADH gene encoding peroxisomal bifunctional enzyme isoform X1 encodes the protein MAEFTRLQNCLALIRLRNPPVNALSETVLRGIKEGLQKALTDHTVKAIVICGADGIFSAGADIRGFSADITFDLTLGSVVDEVQRNKKPVVAAIQRVALGGGLELALGCHYRIAHAEAQVGFPEVTLGILPGARGTQLLPRLIGVPAALDLITSGRHISANEALKLGILDKIVNSDLVEEAIKFAQRVSDQSLESRRIYNKPIQSLSNMDSIFSEALLKMRKQHPGCLSQETSVRAVQAAVQYPYEVGIKKEEELYVYLQRSGQARALQYSFLAERTTNKWSTPSGASWKIALARPISSVGIVGLGTMGRGIAISFAMAKIPVIAVESDKKQLETANKIITSILEKEVSKMQQSGHPWSGPKPRLTTSMKELSGVDLVIEAVFEERNLKKQVFAELSAVCKPEAFLCTNTSALDIDEIASSSDRPHLVIGTHFFSPAHVMKLLEVIPSRYSSPTTIATIMNLSKKIKKIGVVVGNCFGFVGNRMLKPYYNQTYFLLEEGSKPEEIDQVLEEFGFKMGPFRVSDLAGLDVGWKSRKGQGLTGPTLPPGTPSRKRGSWRYCPIPDMLCESGRFGQKTGEGWYLYDKPLGRIHKPNPWLSKFLTQYRETYHIEPRIISRDEILERCLYSLINEAFCILGEGMVATPEHIDVVYLHGYGWPRHRGGPMFYASTVGLPTVVEKLQKYHRQNPDIPQLEPCDYLKKLASQGNPPLKEWQSLAGPPSSKL
- the EHHADH gene encoding peroxisomal bifunctional enzyme isoform X2 translates to MPGPFTLDSSVPVCRELSHCETVLRGIKEGLQKALTDHTVKAIVICGADGIFSAGADIRGFSADITFDLTLGSVVDEVQRNKKPVVAAIQRVALGGGLELALGCHYRIAHAEAQVGFPEVTLGILPGARGTQLLPRLIGVPAALDLITSGRHISANEALKLGILDKIVNSDLVEEAIKFAQRVSDQSLESRRIYNKPIQSLSNMDSIFSEALLKMRKQHPGCLSQETSVRAVQAAVQYPYEVGIKKEEELYVYLQRSGQARALQYSFLAERTTNKWSTPSGASWKIALARPISSVGIVGLGTMGRGIAISFAMAKIPVIAVESDKKQLETANKIITSILEKEVSKMQQSGHPWSGPKPRLTTSMKELSGVDLVIEAVFEERNLKKQVFAELSAVCKPEAFLCTNTSALDIDEIASSSDRPHLVIGTHFFSPAHVMKLLEVIPSRYSSPTTIATIMNLSKKIKKIGVVVGNCFGFVGNRMLKPYYNQTYFLLEEGSKPEEIDQVLEEFGFKMGPFRVSDLAGLDVGWKSRKGQGLTGPTLPPGTPSRKRGSWRYCPIPDMLCESGRFGQKTGEGWYLYDKPLGRIHKPNPWLSKFLTQYRETYHIEPRIISRDEILERCLYSLINEAFCILGEGMVATPEHIDVVYLHGYGWPRHRGGPMFYASTVGLPTVVEKLQKYHRQNPDIPQLEPCDYLKKLASQGNPPLKEWQSLAGPPSSKL
- the EHHADH gene encoding peroxisomal bifunctional enzyme isoform X3, whose product is MAEFTRLQNCLALIRLRNPPVNALSETVLRGIKEGLQKALTDHTVKAIVICGADGIFSAGADIRGFSADITFDLTLGSVVDEVQRNKKPVVAAIQRVALGGGLELALGCHYRIAHAEAQVGFPEVTLGILPGARGTQLLPRLIGVPAALDLITSDQSLESRRIYNKPIQSLSNMDSIFSEALLKMRKQHPGCLSQETSVRAVQAAVQYPYEVGIKKEEELYVYLQRSGQARALQYSFLAERTTNKWSTPSGASWKIALARPISSVGIVGLGTMGRGIAISFAMAKIPVIAVESDKKQLETANKIITSILEKEVSKMQQSGHPWSGPKPRLTTSMKELSGVDLVIEAVFEERNLKKQVFAELSAVCKPEAFLCTNTSALDIDEIASSSDRPHLVIGTHFFSPAHVMKLLEVIPSRYSSPTTIATIMNLSKKIKKIGVVVGNCFGFVGNRMLKPYYNQTYFLLEEGSKPEEIDQVLEEFGFKMGPFRVSDLAGLDVGWKSRKGQGLTGPTLPPGTPSRKRGSWRYCPIPDMLCESGRFGQKTGEGWYLYDKPLGRIHKPNPWLSKFLTQYRETYHIEPRIISRDEILERCLYSLINEAFCILGEGMVATPEHIDVVYLHGYGWPRHRGGPMFYASTVGLPTVVEKLQKYHRQNPDIPQLEPCDYLKKLASQGNPPLKEWQSLAGPPSSKL
- the EHHADH gene encoding peroxisomal bifunctional enzyme isoform X4, translating into MASSLQAQVGFPEVTLGILPGARGTQLLPRLIGVPAALDLITSGRHISANEALKLGILDKIVNSDLVEEAIKFAQRVSDQSLESRRIYNKPIQSLSNMDSIFSEALLKMRKQHPGCLSQETSVRAVQAAVQYPYEVGIKKEEELYVYLQRSGQARALQYSFLAERTTNKWSTPSGASWKIALARPISSVGIVGLGTMGRGIAISFAMAKIPVIAVESDKKQLETANKIITSILEKEVSKMQQSGHPWSGPKPRLTTSMKELSGVDLVIEAVFEERNLKKQVFAELSAVCKPEAFLCTNTSALDIDEIASSSDRPHLVIGTHFFSPAHVMKLLEVIPSRYSSPTTIATIMNLSKKIKKIGVVVGNCFGFVGNRMLKPYYNQTYFLLEEGSKPEEIDQVLEEFGFKMGPFRVSDLAGLDVGWKSRKGQGLTGPTLPPGTPSRKRGSWRYCPIPDMLCESGRFGQKTGEGWYLYDKPLGRIHKPNPWLSKFLTQYRETYHIEPRIISRDEILERCLYSLINEAFCILGEGMVATPEHIDVVYLHGYGWPRHRGGPMFYASTVGLPTVVEKLQKYHRQNPDIPQLEPCDYLKKLASQGNPPLKEWQSLAGPPSSKL